In a genomic window of Streptomyces roseoviridis:
- a CDS encoding DegT/DnrJ/EryC1/StrS family aminotransferase produces MSKLAAFGGSPAVPRDRRHVDWPLVEDEDRKAVIDALDGARLVSNSDGANPVSTLEERWARRFGHDHCVAVSTGTAALSLALAALGVGPGDEVIVPALSFIATGLAPLHQMAVPVFADVDPVTFNIDPDDVERRITDRTRAIIPVHLHGAPADMDRITAIARRHGLAVVEDAAQAPGATHRGRPVGSLGDAGAFSLQATKNIPTCGEGGLLVTGSAELAEAVRKGRQFGEVIEAGRDRDYISYGLGWNHKMNALQAAFTDAQLARFDDYERARQRNVAEFLGRLAELPGLRVPTALPGTTHAWHILRFRFDAAALGLDGVRPEALRAALRRLLRAEGVPMSQYQLMPLPDQKVFVDRVGFGKGYPWTVTDAPAPEPGEGYPVARAVIADSLTLQKRHLHPGSGDLLRAYADAFEKVWSHTDMVATLAGAAS; encoded by the coding sequence GACGGCGCCAGACTGGTGTCGAACTCGGACGGCGCGAACCCCGTGTCCACCCTGGAGGAGCGCTGGGCGCGGCGGTTCGGCCACGACCACTGTGTGGCGGTCTCCACCGGCACCGCCGCACTGTCCCTCGCGCTCGCGGCGCTCGGCGTCGGGCCGGGCGACGAGGTGATCGTGCCCGCGCTCAGCTTCATCGCCACCGGGCTCGCGCCGTTGCACCAGATGGCCGTGCCCGTGTTCGCCGACGTCGACCCGGTCACCTTCAACATCGACCCGGACGACGTGGAGCGCCGGATCACCGACCGGACCCGGGCGATCATCCCGGTCCATCTGCACGGCGCGCCCGCCGACATGGACCGCATCACGGCCATCGCCCGCAGGCACGGCCTCGCCGTGGTCGAGGACGCCGCCCAGGCCCCCGGCGCGACCCACCGCGGCCGCCCCGTCGGCTCCCTCGGCGACGCCGGCGCCTTCAGCCTCCAGGCCACCAAGAACATCCCCACCTGCGGCGAGGGCGGTCTGCTCGTGACCGGCAGCGCCGAGCTGGCCGAAGCGGTGCGCAAGGGCCGCCAGTTCGGCGAGGTCATCGAGGCCGGCCGGGACCGCGACTACATCAGTTACGGCCTGGGCTGGAACCACAAGATGAACGCCCTCCAGGCCGCGTTCACCGACGCCCAGCTCGCCCGGTTCGACGACTACGAGCGGGCCCGGCAGCGCAATGTCGCCGAATTCCTCGGGCGGCTCGCCGAACTGCCCGGCCTGCGCGTGCCCACCGCGCTCCCTGGCACCACCCACGCCTGGCACATCCTGCGCTTCCGGTTCGACGCGGCCGCGCTCGGCCTGGACGGGGTACGGCCCGAGGCCCTGCGCGCCGCCCTGCGACGGCTGCTGCGCGCCGAGGGCGTGCCGATGTCGCAGTACCAGCTGATGCCGCTGCCCGACCAGAAGGTCTTCGTCGACCGGGTCGGCTTCGGCAAGGGCTACCCGTGGACCGTGACCGACGCGCCCGCGCCGGAGCCGGGGGAGGGCTACCCGGTGGCCCGCGCGGTCATCGCCGACTCCCTGACGCTGCAGAAACGTCACCTCCACCCGGGCTCGGGCGACCTGCTCCGCGCCTACGCCGACGCCTTCGAGAAGGTGTGGTCCCACACCGACATGGTGGCCACCCTCGCGGGAGCCGCCTCATGA